The following DNA comes from Castanea sativa cultivar Marrone di Chiusa Pesio chromosome 10, ASM4071231v1.
atggcatcactttatagtgataattccccgtaGAAGTGATGAAGgtggttttctcctgatcacccaacgccaatggtatttggtgataaccttggaaggcatccaaaaaactcatccaaagAAGCCCGACCGTAGCGTCCACCAGCTGATTGATgcgaggcatcgggaacgagtcttttgggcaggctttgttcaggtctgtaaagtccacacatactctccactttctgctcttctttttcactacgacTATGTGCGCTAACCATTCtaggtagaaaacttctttaatagccccagcccttttgagcttgagcacctcttccttgacggcCTCGGAATACTCTTTcgaagagcgccgaggtggttgcctcttgGGAACAACGGTAgagttgacgttcaaatgatggcaaatgaagcttagGTCAACTCCTacagcctcatagggatcccaggcaaagacatcaatattgtttttcaaaaacatcaccaattccatcttttCTTAGTGTGGTAaccgtatcccaacttgaaagaacctttcggggtcatcagttatgagaaatctttccaaatcttcacatatggcctcctctgctgtcaccgcaccAGGcacatccagagttgttaattgctataagtcttccacggccgaggtcgaggactctgatttggcttgatgcagtactgcgGTCGATATGTATTGCCTTGCCActgattggctaccaagaatttcttcaatgaatCCCCCCGaaggaaattttactttaacatgcaaagttgagGAGACGGCACCCAAAGCaagcagccaaggcctggcgaggatggccgtgtatggagaatatgcgtcaaccacaatgaaatatACATTGACCGTTTCCGAGCCAGACTGTACGGGCAAGCAAATCTGTCCCTTCAATATaacagccttcccttcaaaacttatcaacggcaagtcataaggagtgagatcctccagcccTAACTTAAGCCctttgaataagtcagggtacataatatctgcaccgTTACCTTGTTCGACCATCACCCTCCTGaagtcataattccctatcctcaatgtgaccaccaAGGCATCGTCGTGTGGTTGAATAGTTTCAACCTTATCTTCATCGGAGAATCCCAAAATAGGCATACTCCCcttgatcctcttcggcctcgAGCCAAGCTCCTCGGCCTAGGAATGTGACACCGCCATCACTCTTGTGGGACAGGAACTGGTCCTGCCCGGTGCAGTGAAGacgacattaatcgttcccaagggcggccgagatgagttgttcttctgattatttgaacccgaacgatttccttgtccgttgggttgatacaggtgctgcttcaattttccctcgctaacgagctgctctaaatggttccaaagggtccgactattctcggtggtatgacccacatctTGATGATATTGGTAAAAAAGGTTCTAATTCcgtttcgtagggtcccccgccatcttactgggccacttgCAGTAGGAATCCTTACGGACTTTTTCCAGCAATTGGTGCACGGGTTCTcagaatacagtattaactatttgaggagtggctgaaccagattACCCAgggtaatctctcctcggcttattgttatggtacctgtccgacctgaaatccctacTCTCCtatgggataaccttcgccttacccttaccttgttgttgatcttcctcaactcttttgtactcgtcgatgcgatccatgaggcgacgtacactccgtacaagctttttggtcaaggatttccttaaatcatgataagttgggaggcccactttgaaagtgttaatcgccacctcatcaaaatctccattgatctcgttaaacatctcccagtacctgtcggagtatgctttcaaagtctcaccctccctcatggccatagataacaatgagtccaaaggtcgggggactctgctgcatgtaatgaattgagacgcgaatgccctggtaagttccatgaaagaatcgacaAACCCTGACTTAagtccgttaaaccatctcatagcaacaggtcccaggctagaaggaaagactttgcacatcaaggtttcgttctgagaatgcaccgccatcctctgattaaaatggctcacatgttcgACTGGGTCTGTcttgccattatagatggtgaaggtgggctgagtgaacTGTCTAAGGAGTCTTcccttctcaatcctgcgtgagaaaggtgacttagagagttggtgcaacgctcggcttatagcatcgttccccaagcccctagagggaaaCTTCTTATGCTTTCGACTCGGTAGGTCATCCTTTTCGTAAGAGAAGGTTTtgctagggggagtcctggaccttggactgtaactgctCCCCCGGGACCCCTTgaggaaggattggatgggggtgaagcccgccttcatCTGACACAGCGcagctttttcttgaggtggtcaatctccctctgcatggccttggcctCATCCTCATAGGTGGCACTGCTTCCATCACGCGAATAGCTTGCATCAGGGTACACGGAATGCACGCTTCCCTCTTGATCCCTCCGACGCTCAAGaagctcaaaaagatcttcgcgCTGGGACCcttgagattctgcatgatgcgaacccaagcctgccatgatgttccaattccttcaacactagatcctcacagatggcgccaattgtaagtgcacaatttgtactcgGACCCAAAATGAGCGATGGGcttaggcccaaagagccttatgcaatgaatttgtagagtataggtttgaaacctaggtttgggatgttgaaAAATTGATAAGCAGGCTAGAATCCCGCAATATAAGCAAGTAACAAATGAACGTGACaaaaaaccctcctcggacgtaagccgaggacaatttgtatagcccatttttctccaagctaaagattacaatttttgggtttcttttcaaagaaaagccttttccttttttctcctctctcgtcttcctatatcctttttcttcttccctgtttcatccacgtgtaacacagatcttttttccagatacttgtcccatccaccaccttcttaaagtatTCAAAcgatagctggaaggctgaacagtagtgttcagaggtcatttctccattaatgtggccaaggaggtagatgcagggcctttaatgcggtggtagcagatTTTTCTTCAGATATTTTCTCACTCATTCCTGCTTCTaacgggtgcttggatcacacctttacccaacagatctttcAGAATTCAGTCCCTaaaccgtttagcaagtcccatggcctttaccgggcttgtccgaggagatactcctcctcgaaCAACTCCTCGTACCattatagtgcggactgacctgtAGGCCTTGAGGATTTTGAGTGGACAGACTTGTACCAACTAaccaggcccaaagcccaaacgtttatttaagcatttttaccccccacaagtaatataataataataataatatagatatagatatagatatagataagaCTAAGATGAGAACATTATGATGCATATACATTCTTATTAAGGTTTGCTTCATATTTTTTCCCAAGTAATTACACAACCATACCATTTGAAATGAAAATCCCACTAAAACATCTTCAGGCAAaaccaacttttttttgttcatttgatAAACCCAAACATTCAATGAGCCTGTCTATCTCATAAACCTTGAAATTCCATAAATTTGACtcttgataaaaataaaaaataaaaaatagttggCTCAACTATTACCATGGTTCTCtagaataataattaataaatttcaacaaaGAATCTTAATAAGAACCTGTATTGCTGACTGGTGCCCTAAACTGATCATATCGTGTGGATTGTCTTTGCACTGCTTCAGATAAGTTTCTAATGGGTTCTTGAATTGGGTCTTGTATTTGTTGGAAAAAACTTGGTTTGGGCTAATGTTGTTGTGTTGAGCTAAGTCAAAGGCTTTGTCTATAACCAGATCCGGCGTTGGTGTGCCATTCACGATGATTGCTATTTCCATGGCCAAAACACCAATTgttttttggcaaaaatactattttggtcatttcattTTCGGACTCACTATCAATTTGgtgcttcttatttttttttaacttgcaGTTAATTTAGTTCTAACATTTTGGTATTGCTCATTGTTATTTACAACTTGTGGATAATTTGGtctctattatttttaatttgaaaacttTACTAATTTAGCTAACCAAAACCCATGAGGACTAACTATTTGGAAAATCTCCAAcatcaaattttattcatcaacagtcaaatttcatgtcagCTTCTATTTtgcaattttgagaaaatatcaAACATTTATATTTCGTATCTAGGTCTCTTTCGCAATCTTTGCTATGAAATACTCAGCATAGAGCTCGTGGTGCAGTACTAATTTTGGATAACATGCTTAATTGTTATTTGCTAAGGTTGATGGGAATTTCGATAAtcaatttgtttgattgatTTTAACAAAGGATGGATTTCACATTTAAAAACACTCGAAATTTGCTCCTTTCGTAATTAATTTTGCTAGATTGTCTTGTTGTAAGTTGATATAGACGTGATAATTTGTACTTAACAAGGGCCATGATAGACATATCACCATATCCGCCATCTATTCATTTACCTTTTTCTGGCATGTTTGGTTGAGTTATTGGAAGTTATGACGCTAAATtgttgaacaaaaaattaaataaaaagcttttatttaaaacttaattCTTTAAATTACAACACTTTACCGGCTCTGATGCTTTGACTCACTAACACTAGTGCACACGCAGCAGCACCTTTTCTTTCACTGCACATGGCACTGCCTCACTAGGTACACTTGCACACACTTCACTCTTTTAGACACCTACTGACACACACAACCACTACTgactttattttcttctcttcaccTGCTTCACTTCACGTCACACTTCACCTTACACACCACTTCACACGTCACAAGTCTCTCACTTGGTGTTTTATGACACACTCCACTTCACAAGTCTCTCACTCACctcattttatctatttatacTAGATGTATGTTGGTTAGGAAACCAACTTGAAGCTTCCTATTGGCATTAAATTAATatctttctctaattttttagaCATCTTATAAATTTGTGGCTGAAATTCACTAGTGCATGGAAGCTTTTagagaaaatatgaaaactatCTTGAAGAAAATTCCTAAaagagagcaagagagaaaTGTCTGGAATTAGAGAGAAACTTCTAGAAACAGAGAGATTGTGTGAGAAGTTTTAGAAGAttctagagaaagagagagagcagagAGGCAGTGCTTAACACGTTTCTTCTTATAATTGacttacaaaaagaaaagaaaaggaaatccATATATATAACTACTTTGCCAGCTCCTTTGTTGGGAAGTGCATTATGATTTGTCAATTCTCGTCTATTAGAGTACGAATTTTCCTGATCAATCATCTTTCGCATGTTCATCATTTAGCTGCTCGTAGAATTAAAATTCCTGATTCTGTGAGAGCCAATTTATCATTAATAATCATTTTGTTAGTCCCTGATTTTGTCTAGTATCTTTTGAATCTGACCACTAGTTCAACTTTGACTGCTTGGCTTGTAAGCTGCTAGCTTTACCTTCACTTTGTTGAGCAGGTTCTGTTTCGTTCTATATATTCTAAGTATTGGAGTTGGTAAAATGGAGGTAAGGACAGGCTGGAATGGAAATACAACTATGCACGAGGATGCTGCAATAAAAAACAGTGAAGAAGCAGAGAAAAGCCCTTCCATGATTAATGATCAAGATGATTCGGATAATAAAGGAGAGAAGAATGCTAAAACTGTTTCATTTCTCAAGCTGTTCTCATTTGCGGATTCCACTGATGTTCTCTTGATGATCATTGGCACAATAGGTGCCATTAAGAATGGGCTAGGTATGCCTATTATGACAATAATCTTTGGGGAAATGGTTAATGTTTCGGGAATTAATCAGAATAACAAAGACATAGTTCGCGAAGTTTCCAAGGTAAAAATATGCTCCAAAAGCTTAATTTATGATGTCAATTTCAATCTTTTTCACTAGAAAGTGTAGTTGAACATTTGGTTTTAttctttacttattttttaCGACAATTAAAAAGTCCCATCCAAATTCTATTAATGTTATCATCtagtttttcaattaaaaacttatcTTGATTTTAAAGATGTATGTGAATCCTTTTCCTTTGTGATATGCTATTATTGATAGAAGGTGACATTTAGTACCCTGGTACTGTTATAGGTTTGTGTAAAAATTCTCTACTTGGCAGCAGGGATAGGTGTTGCAGGATTCCTCCGTAAGTACATTCCATGATCAAAATCACTGCAAATTTTTAACGCATAAAAGAAAACCTTTCATCCATCACACATTGGGAAATGATAAACTTGTCTTTGTTCTTGTTAGAGGTGGCTTGCTGGATGGTCACAGGGGAGCGAACACGAATAAGGGGTTTTTATTTGAAGACAATTTTGAGACAAGATATTGCTTTCTTTGATATGGAAGCAAACACTGGAGAGGTTGTTGGGAGAATGTCAGGGGACACTGTTCTAATACAAGATGCCATGGGTGAGAAGGTACTATATTGTTGCACCAATAACTTTAAAACTCACAACTAGCCAAAAGTCGGCCTGAGTTATATTCATATTATGCATCTAAATGTGTTCCTGGTAATAAAAGAGTATGTTTGCTTGTACAGGTTGGGAAATTTCTGCAGCTAGTATCAACATTCATTGGGGGATTTTTTGTAGCATTTTTCAAAGGGTGGCTTCTTGCCCTTGTCCTGCTATCCTCAATTCCTCCTCTAGTGGCATCTGGTTGTCTTATGTCCATCATCAGATCCAAGACAGCATCCCGTGGAcaaagtgcttatgcaaatgcGGCAAATGTAGTTGAACAAACAATTGGCTCAATAAGAACGGTATGTCATGTTTTCAAACTATCTACCTGCCAGAGAAAATTTCTAATTTAGCTCTGAATAGAGTGTGTTTTGCATTGTTGGTTTTTCTAGAAAATGTATGATATCCACCATTTGGTTCTTTTCTAGGTTGCATCATTTACTGGGGAGAAGCAAGctataaataattacaaaaagtaCCTTATAACTGCTTACAAATCTGGTGTTTATGAAGGTTTGGCATCTGGATTAAGTTTGGCCACTGTTTTGTTAGTCATGTTCACCAGCTATGGTTTGGCTATATTGTATGGATCAAAATTGATACTAAGGAAAGTATACAATGGGGGTGATGTGCTGAACGTGATCATGGCTATAATGACTGGATCTATGTAAGATgcaatttgaaattgtttacTTCCAATTGTATGTAAACATGCTAAAAAAGACTTAATTCATGCTTCATGTGGAAAAATTTCATCTATTCTCTTCCCTAGTTAAGGATGAAACATGCACACTCAAACTTATGTAATGATGTATCTGTAACTTTTTTGGcttattcattatttatttcattcattttgcTATCATGTGGATGTTTCAGGTCCCTAGGCGAAGCATCTCCCTGCATGAGTGCCTTTGTTGCTGGTAAAGCTGCAGCTTATAAGATGTTTGAGACTATCAAGAGGAGGTCAGAGATAGATGCTTATGACTCAAAGGGAAAAATTTTGGATGACATTCATGGAGATATAGAGTTTAGAGATGTTTATTTCAGTTATCCAGCTAGACCAGATGAGCCAATATTCAGTGGATTCTCTCTTTATATCCCTAGTGGCACAACTGCAGCTTTGGTTGGACAAAGTGGAAGTGGAAAATCAACAGTGATTAGTCTAATTGAGAGATTCTACGACCCTCTAGCTGGTGAAGTTCTCATAGATGGCATTAATTTGAAAGACCTCCAACTTAAATGGATTAGGGAGAAAATTGGTCTTGTTAGCCAAGAACCTGTCTTGTTTTCATCCAGCATTAAAGATAACATTGCATATGGAAAAGATGGAGCAACATATGAAGAGATCAAAACTGCATCTGAACTCACAAATGCGtttaaatttattgataaattgCCTCAGGTTATCTTATCCTCCATTTATTGGAATATAAGAGGCTATTTTCTGCTTTATCACCACAGAAATTGTTAATTTActttctaatttgaattttgacttCCAGGGACTAGATACTCTGGTTGGTGAGCACGGAACACAACTGTCTGGTGGTCAGAAGCAGAAAGTTGCCATTGCAAGAGCAATTCTAAAAGACCCAAGAATCCTACTTCTCGATGAAGCTACCAGTGCACTTGATGCAGAGTCTGAGGGGGTAGTACAGGAGGCATTGGACAGGATTATGCTCAACCGGACAACTTTCATTGTTGCCCACCGTTTAAGCACGGTGAAGAATGCTGATACAATTGCAGTCATTCACAGGGGGAAGATGGTAGAGAAAGGTATCTTGCTGTATAGCCATCTGACTCTTTTCTTTATAGCCTAAATCTGTTATCTTTGCAATTATTCCCACATTATGTGAACACTAAAATCAGCAATTTTCATTAAACATATTCATCATTGTGCATAATTTCAGCAACTATTTGATTTACTGGTTTATATTGGATGTTAAATGTGTCGAACCGTGAGCTGTGCCATTTCACCTCAAAACCAATTAGTGATGAGGAAGAcacactcaaattttttatggcATTCAGCATCATACCATGTGGGCCTGTTTTAAGAGTGGTTGTAGAGAATCAAATTGTGGTCCCCCAATAATCCCTCCCTCACAATGACACTCCTGTGACTTGAAACCATGACCTTGGCTCtgtgtacgtttttagaccccttaaatacaaacagattaacctagttattttgCCAAGTGGttaacttagataaattattcagatttaggttaacacaagtaaatcatattATGCAAAGCAgtgcggaaatataaagaacacacgatatgataatccaagaaaaccaaaccagtaaaaaacttgggaaaaatttaacctaactatcttcaaggtaaaacagatccactatgaaagaattgaagttttacaatagcgacttagaccactaacatcctattactacctcaaatagaaaacttactatcacGACTATGTGACAgttccgagtccacggactgcTTCTTTTTTGGATTCATGGCAACCACAAGTACTCccatttgtgtttttctttaaactcTTTATGCAGTAGCTGAagcgatcaccaagctctcgacatcaatctcgatcttgataaccctaagtgtgtatgaaggcaaacacctctagatctcagaAGAGATTCATacacacagcataaacaacaacctAAAagcgtggctagggtttttccttttatacttaaggcaaaacataaaaccctacacgtcatatgggcttaggctgagttggaaaatcctgcaaaaaaaaaaattttgcatgagcttcgatcgatcgagccttgcagaaagtgaatagtaattttctgcaattactcgattccaactttacattaaacatactttgagcagcctaaatctatgctctaagttttgatcatggtttgccagcattacatattgaagttctaatatatttagatcctaaattcttagaacccaacactctgataccatttgtcgGACAGTAAGCTGTGTCATTCCATCTCAAAACCAACTGGTGATGAGGAAGacacactcaaatcttttatgacATTCAACGTCATACCATGTGGGCCTGTTTTTAGAATGGTTAtagggagtcaaattgtggtcccAACAAAATGAAAGTTACAATTTGCAAGAGGAAAAAGATATTTCCTTACAACACTTATTGCCACTCAAATTTGTCTTGAAATCTTCCGATTGAATTTCTAATCAACTCTCAAACCTTGGATTACTCCAGAATGGAAGATGCATATAACCTAAAAATTTATATGTCAATCTGTCAGGCACACACTCAGAACTAATCAAGGATCCTAATGGAGCATACTCTCAGCTTATATGCTTACAAGAAGTAAATAAGGATTCAGAACAAGGTGCAGATGATCAAAACATATCTGAAATTTCTCTTGAATCTTTTAGACAGTCAAGTCCTACACATGGTCAAAGAATGTCATTTGTACAAAGCTTAAGTCGTGTATCATCAGTAGGAAGTGGCCGTCATTCTTTCTCAGACACAGCATTTGGTTTGCCAACAAAAGTTACCTTCCCTGATGAACAACTGGCAGAAACAGAAGAAAAATATCCCAAGGTCCCAATCAACCGCATTGCCTACCTCAACAAGCCAGAGATTCCAATACTTCTTCTTGGTACTATTGCTGCAATTATCGATGGCGTAATACTTCCTATATTTGGTATACTGCTTGCTAGGGTAATCaaatcattttatgaaccaCCTCCTAAAATGaaaaaggattcaaatttttGGTCACTAATGTTTGTGGCCCTTGGTATGGTATCATTTCTGGCAATTTCTGCAAGAGGGTACCTCTTTGCTGTAGCTGGGTGTAAGTTAATAGCACGTATTCGATTGATGTGTTTTGAGAAGCTGGTTCACATGGAGATTGGTTGGTTTGATGAGCCTGTGCACTCAAGTGGCTCAGTTGGTGCTAGGCTCTTAGCAAATGCAGCAACAATGCGTGCCCTTGTTGGAGATACACTTGGTCAGATGGTTCATGTTATCACTGCAGCAACTGCAGGTTTGGTCATTGCATTTCTTGCAAGTTGGCCGTTGGCATTTATTATCCTTGCATTGATTCCTCTCATTGGAGTCAATGGATATATTCAAATAAAGTTCATGAAAGGATTCAGTGCAGATGCAAAGGTCAGCTCTAAAACTAATAACcccattttcctttttgtttggcTATGGCATGCTCTATAAATTATGACTTTCAAGAGAAAATGAAGTAAAATTTAGTTCTTGATTGGAGAAAATGGACTCAACCATTTAAAAATACTTGGAGTCTACTGGTTAAACATACGCAATAATTTCCTCTGTTTcgaaaccaaaataaaaaaataaagagaagaagagtgTCGTGCAGGGAACAGCCTACTCACTTGAGGCTGTTTAGTTTAAAATCTCTGAGCTGCCACTTTAAACACAGCTaattaatttcacaattttaatggtgcataaaattattatttacttgtAGTTAATGAAAATCTATGTGGTTGCAGTTGATGTACGAGGAAGCAAGCCAAGTTGCTAAGGATGCAGTTGGAAGCATCAGAACAGTTGCTTCTTTCTGTGCTGAAGACAAGATGATGGAGCTGTACAGAAGCAAATGTGGAGGCCCAACGAAGTCAGGGATAAGGCAAGGCTTGATCACTGGAATTGGATTTGGGACTTCTTTTGCCTTGCTGTTTCTTGCATATGCTACAAGTTTCTATGCTGGAGCTCGTCTCATCCATGCTAGGAAAGCAACATTCTC
Coding sequences within:
- the LOC142612630 gene encoding ABC transporter B family member 11-like, whose product is MEVRTGWNGNTTMHEDAAIKNSEEAEKSPSMINDQDDSDNKGEKNAKTVSFLKLFSFADSTDVLLMIIGTIGAIKNGLGMPIMTIIFGEMVNVSGINQNNKDIVREVSKVCVKILYLAAGIGVAGFLQVACWMVTGERTRIRGFYLKTILRQDIAFFDMEANTGEVVGRMSGDTVLIQDAMGEKVGKFLQLVSTFIGGFFVAFFKGWLLALVLLSSIPPLVASGCLMSIIRSKTASRGQSAYANAANVVEQTIGSIRTVASFTGEKQAINNYKKYLITAYKSGVYEGLASGLSLATVLLVMFTSYGLAILYGSKLILRKVYNGGDVLNVIMAIMTGSMSLGEASPCMSAFVAGKAAAYKMFETIKRRSEIDAYDSKGKILDDIHGDIEFRDVYFSYPARPDEPIFSGFSLYIPSGTTAALVGQSGSGKSTVISLIERFYDPLAGEVLIDGINLKDLQLKWIREKIGLVSQEPVLFSSSIKDNIAYGKDGATYEEIKTASELTNAFKFIDKLPQGLDTLVGEHGTQLSGGQKQKVAIARAILKDPRILLLDEATSALDAESEGVVQEALDRIMLNRTTFIVAHRLSTVKNADTIAVIHRGKMVEKGTHSELIKDPNGAYSQLICLQEVNKDSEQGADDQNISEISLESFRQSSPTHGQRMSFVQSLSRVSSVGSGRHSFSDTAFGLPTKVTFPDEQLAETEEKYPKVPINRIAYLNKPEIPILLLGTIAAIIDGVILPIFGILLARVIKSFYEPPPKMKKDSNFWSLMFVALGMVSFLAISARGYLFAVAGCKLIARIRLMCFEKLVHMEIGWFDEPVHSSGSVGARLLANAATMRALVGDTLGQMVHVITAATAGLVIAFLASWPLAFIILALIPLIGVNGYIQIKFMKGFSADAKLMYEEASQVAKDAVGSIRTVASFCAEDKMMELYRSKCGGPTKSGIRQGLITGIGFGTSFALLFLAYATSFYAGARLIHARKATFSAVFQVFFALTMAALGISHSSNLGPDTGKAKNASGSIFAIVDRQSKIDPSNESGMTLKNLKGEIELRHVSFKYPCRPDIQIFRDLSLTIHSGKTIALVGESGSGKSTVIALLQRFYDPDSGHIRLDGIKIQEFQVKWLRQQMGVVIQEPILFNESIHANIAYGKGGNATEAEIITVAELANAHRFIGGLQQGYDTIAGERGVQLSGGQKQRVAIARAMIKSPKILLLDEATSALDVESERVVQDALDRVMFNRTTVVVAHRLCTIRNADVIAVVKNGAIVEKGKHDNLIRIKDGFYSSLVALHTSASTA